Below is a genomic region from Odocoileus virginianus isolate 20LAN1187 ecotype Illinois unplaced genomic scaffold, Ovbor_1.2 Unplaced_Contig_122, whole genome shotgun sequence.
CTGGGACAGGTGTCACTCAAAGAAAGACGAGGGGTAATGATGACGTGAGCTTCTGCTTGGCATGCCTGCCCTTCTTGGCACACAGAGGTGCCCACCTCCAGGACATGCGCACTTGAGAAAGGCCTGGAATTACCAGCATTTGGACAGTGAGAGGGTCTCAAGATCAAGGAAAAACAGCCCATGGCTTCCTGTGGTCCAGTTGGCTACAGCATCTGCCAAATCTGGTTCCCAACTTCCCCTAGGACTGTCCCTTTCCCCGGCTCTAATCCTGTGGGAGTCCTCAGACAGACAGGGAATCATCAATGAGGCAAGGAAATACTTTGTGTTTGCTCAGACCTTCACCCTAACCCCGTCCCATCTCCAGTGAGGCCTGACTTCCTTTAAGACGTCAGGGCTAACTCCTCACCCTCTCTCATCCAGGATTCCCGCCTGGCTGACTCAAGAGGTTTCCCTTCCCACTGATGAAGTGtgcagggttttttgttgttatttctttttttttttttttttcctattttcaacaTTTTGGTTCTTTTTCCGGCTTGAAACACTTGTCACagtaagttttttgttttaaaacataggttttattattattactcaggTATGGTTTATTGCTGATCAGTgaagtctgactctgcaaccccatggactgcagcatgccaggattccctgtccttcaccatctcccagggtttgctcaaactcatgtccattgagtcgtgatgccatccaaccatctcatcctctgtcgtccccttctcctcctgccttcaatctttcccagcatcaggatcttttctaataagttggctcttcgcatcaagtggccaaagtattggagattcagcttcagcagcagtccttgcCATGAATATTTGGGTATGGTAAGGCCAACGATCAGAAGGCAGCTGCCACTAAAAAGAGTTTGTTacagatccctgaagaagggggCATACCATGCCAAGTGGGAAGAGGGTGACCACACAAGAAAGCACCCAGAGGtcaggggacagaaagagtgggggaaaacatgagaaaatgctTTTATTGGGGTTTCTGTGGAAAGAACAGTGAAGCAGGGTGAGCATTAGGGTTAGCTAGTTTGAACACCTCCAGCTGGCTCTTGGCAGGGGGGCTGGTTCCTGGTAGTCTAGTACCTGGCTCTCTACCTGGCAATTAGGGCAGGTGGATAGAGGCCCAGAGTGTGAAAGCCCATTAAAGGAGATGGTTGAGGTATGACTGACTTGGTTGGTTTCCATAGAAAAGGCTCACTCACAGGTTAGTTTACTATCACAGGTTACTTTACTGATCTCTAAGAATTGGCTACCTCTGGAAGAAGCAGTCCCTCCAGAGGCAGGGAGTCCCCAGAATGTGAAAACATCAAAAACACAGATACAGAAGAGAATAATGCAATTAACACAACTTCTGAGGCACTCTTGGAGTGACTCAGGCCTCCTGCTGCTGCCAAATGAGCCAGGCTGTATGAAGCCCTTGCCAGTGCATGCTGGAGCCTTGCCTGACTTGCTTTATCATTTATCCCTGGAATCTCAATTCCTTGACCTAAATGTCTCGAGTCTCAATCAACCCAGCAGTCCATTCTTCCTCCTCTGCAGAGTGGTCAAGAACCTAGTGACCTCTCCATGGCAGGTTCTACTATGTTCTAGAGTTCTCATCAGTCAAGTTCAAGTGCCTCCTTGTTTCTCAACTTAGACACATTTTTGCCCCCAGCCTGCCACTCCACAATCACAACTCAGATAGTACACTCTCTAACTCCTCCACTACCTGCTTGTATCCACCCCAGGGAAACTTTCACTCCCCAGTGTGCTCCATTCACTATTTACACTCCTCTTTCCCTGGCCTGCTCCCCACCTCAAGTAACAAACCTGTTCCTGGACACCACAGAGCGCTGGCCACACTGCTTGCACTAGTGCGGGGAGGATGAGAGAGGATGCCTCCATGGGTCCTCACCTTCTCTGTCCCATCTCTCTTGAATCATCCCCAGGTGTGGCCCAACACCATTTTAACATTCCCCATAGGATGGTGAGGCAGGGGATGGTACACACACTTCTCTGTGGGCACCCATTACTTGATGTGAAATAATTTCATCCAGACTCGGGGTAAGAAGGATCTTTAAAGCTGTGTGGATCCCCTTCCCTGATGCCTGTTTTGAATATAACCGGTACTGCAAACCAAACTGCTCTCAGTTCTCACGGCCCCAGGGATGCCCTCTGACCTAAAGACACAGACATAGCATTCAGAATTTCCTTCCCACTTCGGGTAAATCTCAAGCTCATGCAACTCAGAGACTAGGGCACGTCCCTTCTTGGCTCTTATTTTTTGATTGACATTATTATTCATGGCCCTTCATTCATCCATAAAGAATAGATCTGTTGGGTTCTTAAAAAAATTCCACTGGGAATTTTTGATTagcactgaactgaatttataaattaatccaagaagaactgacatctttactaACATCCTCTCCATGAATATGACATTCCCACATCCCCACGTTTTATCCCTTAACAAACTTAAATTTGTTCTGtaaatattcatgtatttttaaagcttttcccCTAGATAGTTAATGCTTTGATGCTattttgtgttgtattttttagatgttAAAAATTAGTGtagagaaatacaattgattttttcaTGTGAAACATGGAAAtctcactgaattctcttaaaGGCTTTGTTgtgcacatgtgctcagtcatgttcgagtctttgcaaccccatggactgtagaccaccagcctcttctgtccactTTATTCTGATGGATTTTCTATGCAAAAGGTTGTATCATCTTGAAATAATGAtggtttcatttcttctcttccatttcttaCCCTTCTCCTGTTTCTTGTCTTAGCAGTGGGCAGGTCCTCCAGGAGAATATGAAACTAGTTGATCTGAAGAGGAGTCCATATCTTATCCTTGGCCCTCGTGAGAATGCACctgaactttcttttttatacataatatttgCTGTAGAGCAATGATTCTCAAACTGTTCGGCCTCATGGTCCCATcatactcttaaaaattattgaggacctCAAAGAACTTTTATTTATGGAGACTCTATCAGGATTTATCACACTAGAATGAAAAAATGTTGAAGAATATTGAAACACAATAATATATCATTCATGATATTATGAAGTTTTATGATGACTGAGTTAATTTATGAAAAACTCTGCAGAGTGTCTAATAAATGGTCAaacaaataaagataataataaatccattatgttaacataaataatatattttaatgaaaataatctctttccaaaacaaaaaaataataacaaatatattaagtttgcattaaaatttaaaaaaaaattttttaatgtaaacttaATCGAAGATAGCTGGGTTCTAACATCTGACCCTACACTCGATCTGTCATAATACATTATTTGGGTTGAAGTATGAACCCAAGTAAGGTGAAAATTCAACCTTACACAGAAACATAGATGGAAAAGGGCAGAGCATTTTAACAGAGTTTTAAGATAATTCAGGCTATTCTTTGATATGATACCAAAACTTGAcaagtggtagtttcttaaaggtCAGGTGAATGcagaaatctaaaattatttcaatagaCCTTTCACACCCAGTACGTTCATgaaaaaattagaatgaaaaaggaaaagaatgttgCTGTTGAATATTATTGTGAAAATAGTTCTGATATCATAGACTCACCCTGAAAGGGTCGTAAGAGATCCTCAGGTTTGCAGGGAATACACTGCGAGAACTGCTGCTATAGATGATTGACTTAACCTTTATCAAGTCGAAAAGCTCTTATTTTATTATactgatttttcaaaatcattagtAAGTGTTGACCGTTATGAAACGCACGGCCGAGAGACGGAGAGGGCTTTCTGTTCCCTGGAACTGACAGCTCAGCACAGGCGCACGGAGCAGTGGAAGGACCTCAGGGCACCCGTGAGGTTCCCTGGGGCTGGTCTGTCGGTTTTGAAGCTCAAGGGCTTTGGACATGAACTCAAAGGATTTAGTTTCTAGCAGGGACCATCCTGAAGAAATGGCCAGGAAATCAAGGTCCAGGCTGGAGGCGTCATCCCTAACCACACACCTTCCATAGGCCTGGAGGCCGCCATCTTGGAGCGCCACAGCCCAGGGCCGCGCCTCCGTTCCTCCACTGCTGACAGGACAGAGGCCTTCCCGGTACTGGCCACCAGGCAGACCAGGACTGCCTCATTTCCTCAGGCTTGCACAACCAGGGAAATGACCTGTGGATGAGGACAGCCATGGGTGTCCGGTAAGTCACCCTTTGCAGATCCGTAGGAGAAATGACCTGCAGGGATTCTCCCCGGGCACCAGTCCAGCTGTCATCCTCACCCCCTGACCCGCCCAGGGATGGCTCAGTATAAATACAGCCACCCCTCCACAGCAGGCAGGGACCAGCAGCCCTGCTCCACTGGGGATCAGGTGAGGAACTACTTCAAGGAGCcatttctttgaaaacatttgcTTTAAAACATAACTTTTCTGATTTCTATTTCTCCTATATGTGGTCAGTGCTGGCAGAGTGGTGCATGGGAAATGCTTTTAGATTAACGACAGGCTGCTTTAGTAAGACACAACTTGGACCCAACTGTCCTCTTCTTCCACCAAAGCCATCTGGGTGACCTCTTAGACAGTCTTGGGTTCAGGGTTGGTGGGTTCAGAATTGAGGGCTTGAGGCTGCCAGTAATGTCCTACTGCAGTGTTTCCTAGTAGGACCACTGAGAGTCTAGTGGAAATGAACAGCCAGGCTCTCCTTGACATACAAACCCCAAAGTGGAGAGGGGTGAAAGCCTTGTCGGTGTCTCCCTGACCCTCTCGTTTCCTTTCAGCACAATGAAGCTCTTCACAGGCCTCATTCTCTGCTCCTTGGTGCTGGGAGCCCACGGCCTGCTTTCCTTCCTTGGTGAGGCTTTTGAAGGTAAGGCCGATGGAGGGGCGATGGCATCCTTGGGCCTCTAGGCTTCACCCTAAACACCCCTGAGGGTTGGAGCTGCAGTCTTAGGAGATGTTGCCCTATGTGGCACAATGTGCCAGGTGTAGGGAAGTATTTTCAGAGATTGGAAAGCACAGGATTTATGTCAATCAGGTACTAGAGAAAGAATGAGCATCATTTCCAGCTGAAATAGCAGTTTGAGTGGAAGACACAAAACAAGTCTGAAATGGAACGAAATTTCCCTCAGACCAGTTGCACAATGTAGGGTGAAAGCGATCCATGTTCTCCTCTCCTGTCCCTCCATCCctactcctccctccctcccttcctctcttccttccttccatttcctAGTTGGATGATTCAGGGGCCTTCAGAACACCTTGTTTGTGCTTCCTATGCTGAGAGACACCGTCCTTGTTTAGTCTGTTTCCTACCCTTTCCTAGCCACTAAATAtaaaggtgtgtgtatgtgtgtgtgtgtgagtgtgtgtgtgtgtgtgtgtgtgtgtgtgaacctaATATCATATGAAAACCTccaccaggtgtgtgtgtgtgtgtgtgtgtgaacctaATATCATATGAAAACCTCCACCAGGAACTCGGCTCTTACGTGCAATTTAGAGGGACCCACTTTCCTtctctgcccagggctggggagtTTTCCAGGACATTAGCAGCACTATCTGGGGCAGTTTCAGGAAGACAGAGGCAGTTCCGGTCAAGCTGGGACAGTTGGTCATATATTACCTGCAGAAAACCTCCGTGAGGGGGCATCTTCCTCCACCTGAAGGGGAGAAAACCGAGGCTTAGAGCAGCCGAGTCCGTCGCCCAGGGACTGAGTGCCCGTCAGCAGGCGGCAGGACAGAGGTGGGAACCCAGCTGTGCTTGAGGCCAAGGCTCTCACCGActtctcccagcaccacttccTGAAGCCAGGGGCTAATCCATCTTGGCCGCAGTTTGGAGTCACCTGGGGAGCCATGAAAACTGTTGCTGCCTGAGACCAGCCCGGAGACGGGGAGGTGACTGGCCTGGGCTGGGAGGGCTCAGGGGACTTTCAGGGCCTCCCCAGATTATTGGACAGTGCAGCCAGGCTGAGGAAAAGACCCACTTCCTCAAGCAGCCCACATCACCAGTACCGTCCACTAGAGAGTTCTCAGGATTCCTTTCACTCACCTACCAGGCAGGGGAATCAAGTCACAAGTGATCCTTTCGTGAGGCAGGAATACATTTCTTAGGTGTCAGAGCAGAGGAGTATGTCTGCCCTTTCTCAGAATCTGTCTCGCACGTCACCTCCTCACTCACCCACGTGCCCCAGAGCGTATCATATACACAGCAGTGGATATGGACCCAGGGCAAATTTGTGTCCTGGGGACATTTGGTGATGCTTGGGTGCATTTTCAGTTGTCACACTGAGGGTATAGTTTGAAAGGTCAAGGATGCTGCTAGACATGTTATAATATCCAGGACAGCCCTGACAGCAACAATATACCTGGTCTCACATTTCAATAGAATGCTGTTGAGGATTCCTGTCCTGTAATGAACTCGCTCTGTCCTTAAACATATCAGGTAGAGCCCTCACTGAGACGCAGCACAGAGACAGCATCACAGGCGTCAGACAAAGGGGTCCCACAGACgtagccctcccccaccccaccccaatggCGCTCATTCCAGTACCAGGAGCAGGCAGCTGGGCATAAGGAATGCTCTTCTCACCCTATGGCATTTGTGGTGCTCCGACCACAGGCTGAAACCGAGTCAGTGGAAGATTTTTCACTCCTTGATTCTTCAGTTTTCTCTCCACCTGATAATCCTTACTCCATGTGCTTTGCTTTCCAGGGGCTAAAGACATGTGGAGAGCCTACTCTGACATGAGAGAAGCCAACTACAAAGGTGCAGACAAGTATTTCCATGCCCGCGGAAACTATGATGCTGCCCAAAGGGGACCAGGGGGTGCCTGGGCTGCTAAAGTGATCAGGTACCAGGGTCTCTGGGTTACAGGGATGGGTGGGCAGAGCTTGGCTGCCTTGGACAACCTGGAGGGGCCAAGCCCTGGAGAACTTTCCAGTAGGGCTGTGGGCCCTCCTACTATTAAACACCCTCCTGCTCTGCGCCCAGTGTGAGGTCTGAGTGGGTGAAGAGCAGAGCAAGGCTGGTGGGACAGGTGACTCTCCACCCTCCCCCTTCGGGTGCTGTTTCCCCAGCACACAGGGGACGTgcagggctgagctgggctgagcccAGGGAGCCTCAGGGCTGTAGCCCCTCTTTCCTGGGCTCCTCTCAGAGTCACTGATCCCTTGGAAagaggagagatggggagggtggggctggggctcaTAGTCCTGGATTaatcccctccctgccctcctcctttcTAGTGATGCCAGAGAGACTATTCAGGGGATCACAGACCCTCTGTTTAAGGGCATGACCAGGGAGGAGCTACGGGAGGACACGAAGGCCGACCAGTTTGCCAACGAGTGGGGCCGGAGCGGCAAAGACCCCAACCACTTCAGACCTCCTGGCCTGCCTGACAAGTACTGAGCTGCCTCTCTCTCTGCTCAGGAGACGGGGCTGTGAGTCCCCAAGGGCGGGGACACTGAGCTAGAGAGTTCTCTGTCCACAGAAGGCAGCGGATCTAATAAATGCTTGAGATGGAATACTGAGACTGCGTGTCATTCTTGGTATGAGGACAGCCTGTTGGTTCCAGGACTGATGGCAGGACAGCCACGTGAAGCTGAGCCTGTGCCTGTGTGTTTGGCTCCAGGACACACCCTCAGCATCATTCAGGACAGACCCCCTGTCCAGCCTTCCCCTAATCAGACCCGctccctctccaggcccctctggTTCCCCCGGGGCCGTTTCCAGGCCCTTCTCAGTCCAGGCCTTCTCCCTCCCTGCAGATGTGTCCTGCCACCTCCTCTGTCCCCGGTCTAGTCGCCCAGCTTGTCCTGGGTGATCTCTGCGTGGGGTCAGGGACACAGTCACGGGAGGACTGGACGCTGGAATCCTGCTCCAGCAATTGCCACCTTGATCTTCTGTTCATTTCTCAGCAACTCTTAGAAATCCATCTATGAACCAGTTTCTTTCTGTGCCATCCAGAACTGCCTCCAACACTGTTCCCTgctagtctattttttttttttctggccttaTTTGAAGCCTAAATGATGACATAGAGCCTCCTTGCTTGTGAATGTTTCCTCATAGCCTCTTATTTTAAGTAGCTTACTTGCAGAAATATTAGTGGGGAGAGAGCAGGACAGAGGTGTCTACTTCTGTAAGTGAGTGTCCAGAAACCAGTTAGTGATTTATAAAGGGAAATTTTCATATGAGGTATTATTAACTGGTTATAGGATTAAGTACTAAGATATTAAGAAATACAGAAAGCTGAGGTTTTGATCTTGTTGCGAAGCCTGTAGCCCGTGGAAAGGGTGGTAAAGATTGCTGGGTGTCCCAATCCAAAGCTGACAAGCAAGACGTCCCCCATGTACCCATAAAGCTTGGTATGGAACAGCTCAGGGGTGCAGTTGAACTCACTGAGGATGCAGCTGGGATTTCCTGCAAACTCACCTGAAGGCAGCACACACGGGGCAGGGGATAGAAGGCCTCTTGAGCTCCCTGGAAGCCAGCCGTGGAAATGGTAGTGCTACGGACTGAATGTGTCCCCCCCTCCCCAATTTCTATGTTGAAGTCCAGCTCCTAATGGAGCTGTTCAGATGAAAGAAGTAAATAtggttaaatgaagtcataagtGTGGAAGCCTGGGCTGGAAGGATAGGGTCCTTATAATGTTAGAGACAAGAGAGctagctttctctttctcctgtaaAGACACAATGAGATGATGTCCATCTACTGGCCAAGAAGAGCGCTCCCACCAGGAACCAAGTTGTTTGCAATTGGGTCCTGGACCTTCCAGTCTGCAGACGTGTGAGGAATGAAGTTCTCTGGTTGAAGCCACCTAGCCTGTGGTATTAATGCATTGTTAGGGAGACAGAATGTTGCTGAACACCTTGGGAATCCAGCTGCGAGGCCACAGCAGTTGCCGGGAAACTTCAGCGGCTGGGAATAACATAAAAACTCCAGAGTGCCAGTGGGTGTCCTGTGTGTGAGAAGACCGCCCCAGGAGCTGGATGGCAGGAAGGACACGGGACCCGGAAGAGATGGCGGTACTTCCTGCTTGTCCCCCTGGAGCCCTCTTCTGACAGATTGACATCAGGCCCAGTTGGCACAGGGGAACTGTTGCCTCAgactggaagcaacccaaatgtccatcagatgAAGAGTGGATAAACTGTGACTTATCTCTACAATGGACTTCTATTCAGCAACAAAGGGGAGGGAATAAGCACGGCTGTTTCTCAAATTATTATATCAAGAAGAAGACTTACACAAGAGTGTATACTTcatatgaagttcaagaacaggTTAAAAAACTGATATTTAATGATAAAGAACAGTAGTTGCCTCTGGAGGCAGAGGTGATGGCCTGGGAGGGGCTGAGAGGGAATTTCTGAAATGATGGAAGCCTTCAatctgctataacaaaatatcattaaTTGAGTACCTTATaataaacagaaatgtattcctcACAATTCATGAGgatgggaagtccaagatcaaggtgctagaAGATTGTATCTGGTGAGACTCTATTTCGTTGTTCATAGATGGCCGTCTTATCCCTGTCTTCTCACGTGGCAGGAAAGCAAGGATGCTCTCTGGGGTCTATGTtatgagggcactaatcccactcattagggctccactctcatgacctaatcaccttccaAAGACTTCACCTTCAAATTCCATCACATTAGGAATTAGGGTTAAACCTTTCGGTTTTAGGGGGACgtaaacattcagtctatagcaacAATTTAAACATAACAATTATTCAATAGAAAATGCATCGccaacaaataaatatatcatatacCTTAATAATCTATAATATGGATGTATAACTAAATTAGTAAAATATACAGTGTGAAGCATTTAGGAATATAAAAGTAAATCTTATATGGCCTTGCCCTAAAGGGACGTGTCGTCTATATAAAATCAATGGAAAATTGCagtgagggaggagaaggagcatCAGGTCAAATCAGGTTgagggcacagagcaggcaggAGAAGCCTTGTACTTGGGGCTTTAAGAGGGCAAGGCAAGGAAGCCACATGAGGAACTCTTTCACGAACCATACATTTCGTAGTTGGTTTTTCTGATGAAATCGGTGAAGTAATAAACTTAAAGATAAGTGATTTAATCTGTTAAGTAGAAATTTATCACAGGCTTGAACTAAAAATTCACTGACTTAGTTATTTACTAAGTCctttattcaataattatttaacaaatatttgctgtgTTTACCCTATGACAGGCTCTGGGTGAAGCTAGAGTATGTCTTGTCAAAATTAGGGATGACTCCTTTTTTGGGGGTTAGGctgaattttaattcttttagttgTTTTGAGATGGAAATTGTAGGACATTTAGGGAAAGAGTTGTCAGAAACATTTAATTTGTCCTCTTGGTTGAATGCAGTGACCAAACATATTTACGCTTTCCGTGTACTGCTTTCAACCTTCTGCTTGAAGTGGATTTCTTCAAAAGTGGAAACAGTCCTGGGCCCCAGAATTGGCAAAGTTCCCCTGGGGATGGGGTGAAGGCCCCTGAATAAGGTAATCTGTCAGACACTGCACTTTGTTTAAGAGGCATTGTCTCACTTAATCATTATCAGGATGATTGCTGTCTTAAGAAAATTCACCGTACTGATAGGGCCAAAGCTGGTATACAAAACCACGTCTCTATGACCTCAAAGCAGAGGCTATTCTCTGCCCTGTGATTATATCACCAAGAGGCCTTGTAAGCAAAAGTCATGGAAGGGGACAACACCCATGTAAGAAGACTGTGATGACCCAGACCATTCCGAAATACAGATTGCAGTTATTCCCGTAGGCAAAGGTGAGGTGGAATAATTGGTAGGAGAAGGTATATGTTCACAGCAATAGCAGCCATGTGACCAGTTGGAAAGGATTGTCTATTGTGAGTATTTCTGTAATGtgaatgcttatatatatatatatatatatatatatatatatatctcacaaatatttttcttctcttctattcCTTTATCATCATATAGAATATGTACTAATAGCAGTTAACTGTATAGCTCAGTGTTTAAGTTATAGGATTTCAAAAAGGAGTATAACTCACTAGAAAAAGAATAAGCACAATAtattagaaaagcaaaaagagacTTTATCCTCTTTGTGGAAAAAGGTTGGTATGTTTCAAGTGTATATGGGATAAGTACAGCATGTGTGGGAAGCTGGACTTTGCTATTGTCTTTATTTGGAATTAGCTATGGGTTAGGGAGGTGGTTACTGGTGCCAAGTTGACAGGGAGTGGACTGTGATGGGTCTGAAGTTGAAGTGTCAGCTTGGCTAGGCTGAACAATGTTTCCCACAACTCCTTTCTCTTTATGCTTCTACTTAAAGTGGGCATAAAGAGCTAGTTTGCCCAAGATGTGGTGGTTGGAAAGAAACCAGCATTCctactgtttgtgtgtgtggaaggTCGGGGCTGGGGGACCAGGATGTTCATGCGTGTTGTGGCTTCTCTCTTGGCTCATCTCATTGGCACGAGGCAGCCGCTGGGCCTCCAGCCGCTCCGCCTTCCCCTGATGCTCCTGCGGCTGCTCTGACTCCTGGACCAGGTGTGCGGTTAGCTCCATAGGAAGGCAGCCAGCTTCTGCAGGCTTCAGCAAAACCGCaggtgctgggagagactgacccAAGTTCTGGTTGGTTCTCATGGGCTTTAGCTCATGCTCCTGAGGTCCAGCTTGTCCTGTGGGCCTCAAGCTCTAGCATCAGACAAACAGGCAACAGCCTTGTAGAAACAGTCTAACCAGAACCTACAACTGTGTCTGatcaaatatatgtacatatttacacAATGATATAGAGAATCTTCTGTAAGTACTACTTCTCTGACTGAACCCTGATTAATACAGAATCACTGCATGAAACTACTGACACCTCCCTGGTttcctgaggaaggcttcctcCGCTTTTCTTCACCTCAGCTGTGTTGTCCAAAGCTCTCAGAAGAGTCAACTTGAGGGCCAGCTGCCCCTGTCTCACGATGCTTAATGGagtcaacaaaaaagcaaatgatGGGGTTGGCACTGCTGTTAACAGGACCATCCCTGTCTTAAAATAATGTAAGGACATGTTGAAATCCTCTTGAAGCTGGTGCAGCAGAAAACTTTGGATGCGAAAATGCATGCTGCTGAGGAGGAAGAT
It encodes:
- the LOC110146745 gene encoding serum amyloid A protein isoform X4, with the protein product MKLFTGLILCSLVLGAHGLLSFLGEAFEGAKDMWRAYSDMREANYKGADKYFHARGNYDAAQRGPGGAWAAKVISDARETIQGITDPLFKGMTREELREDTKADQFANEWGRSGKDPNHFRPPGLPDKY